The following proteins come from a genomic window of Denitromonas sp.:
- the mnmE gene encoding tRNA uridine-5-carboxymethylaminomethyl(34) synthesis GTPase MnmE produces MGRRPDIITAIATAPGRGGVGIVRISGPDLGALATTLGNGHLPPPRHASFCAFRDGDGRLIDEGLLLYFPAPHSFTGEDVIELHGHGGPVVMQLLLDRALSLGARLAEPGEFTRRAFLNNKLDLAQAEAVADLIEASTVAAARSAVRSLSGAFSEAIARVRDQLIDLRMLVEATLDFPEEEIDFLAAARAMERMEAIATSLTDVLDRAEQGALLRQGLHVVLVGQPNVGKSSLLNQLAGHERAIVTDIAGTTRDALKETIQLAGIPLHIIDTAGLRDTGDTVERIGIERTWKEIADADVIIRLVDARTGSTAEDVAIDARLPAGVARITVENKCDLAGVATQLSEGEASTRIRLSAKTGDGIALLRDHLLKLAGWHPHGEDVFLARKRHLTALHLALGHVRDAMARSDALELMAEELRQAHDALGEITGEFTADDLLGEIFSRFCIGK; encoded by the coding sequence GTGGGCAGAAGACCTGACATCATTACCGCCATCGCCACCGCGCCCGGGCGCGGTGGCGTTGGCATCGTGCGCATCTCCGGGCCCGATCTGGGCGCACTGGCCACCACCCTCGGCAACGGCCACCTCCCCCCGCCGCGCCACGCCAGCTTCTGTGCCTTCCGTGATGGCGACGGCCGCCTGATCGACGAAGGCCTGCTGCTCTACTTCCCCGCCCCGCACTCCTTCACCGGCGAAGACGTGATCGAACTGCACGGCCATGGCGGCCCGGTGGTCATGCAACTGCTGCTCGACCGCGCCCTGTCGCTCGGTGCGCGCCTCGCCGAGCCGGGCGAATTCACCCGCCGCGCCTTCCTCAACAACAAGCTGGACCTGGCCCAGGCCGAGGCCGTCGCCGACCTCATCGAGGCGTCGACGGTCGCCGCCGCGCGCTCAGCGGTTCGCTCGCTCAGCGGCGCCTTCTCGGAGGCCATCGCCAGGGTCCGCGACCAGTTGATCGACCTGCGCATGCTGGTCGAGGCGACGCTCGACTTCCCCGAAGAGGAGATCGATTTCCTCGCCGCGGCGCGCGCCATGGAGCGCATGGAAGCCATCGCCACATCGCTGACCGATGTGCTCGACCGCGCCGAACAAGGTGCCCTGCTGCGCCAGGGGCTGCACGTCGTGCTCGTTGGCCAGCCCAATGTCGGCAAGTCCAGCCTGCTCAACCAGCTCGCCGGCCATGAACGCGCCATCGTCACCGACATTGCCGGTACCACCCGCGACGCGCTCAAGGAAACCATCCAGCTCGCCGGCATCCCGCTGCACATCATCGACACTGCCGGCCTGCGCGACACCGGTGACACCGTCGAGCGGATCGGCATCGAGCGCACCTGGAAGGAAATTGCCGATGCAGACGTCATTATCCGGCTGGTCGATGCGCGCACAGGCAGCACCGCCGAAGACGTCGCCATTGATGCCCGCCTGCCTGCCGGCGTTGCGCGCATCACGGTCGAGAACAAGTGCGATCTGGCCGGCGTTGCCACGCAACTGTCGGAAGGCGAGGCAAGCACCCGCATCCGTTTATCTGCCAAGACGGGCGACGGCATTGCCCTCTTGCGCGACCACCTCCTCAAACTGGCCGGCTGGCATCCGCATGGCGAGGATGTGTTTCTCGCCCGCAAACGCCACCTCACCGCACTCCACCTGGCCCTGGGCCATGTTCGGGATGCCATGGCACGAAGCGATGCGTTGGAACTGATGGCGGAAGAATTGCGTCAGGCGCACGATGCGCTGGGCGAAATCACCGGCGAGTTCACCGCCGACGATTTGCTGGGCGAGATATTCTCCCGCTTCTGCATCGGCAAGTAG
- the yidC gene encoding membrane protein insertase YidC: MDNRRLILLTIFAFSIFMLWDGWTKHNAPPVAQVASSSAGVTASADAAIPQASTQLNGGSVPVDTAAAGAAPTVTVRTDAVVATISADGGDIVRLELTRHKATKDKTQNYVLLDNGTRHIYAAQSGLTGQGLPNHKTRFTLPEGEQVMAADAKSLTVRLDAPAENGVSVSKLLTFHRDSYVIDVAYEIRNGSDAPVRTDAYFQFQRDGEAAETTEAMGVSTFTGPAFYTDAQKFQKVSFEDIADGSAKFAKKDDNGWVAMVQHYFVSAFLPEQGVQREYFARKINDRLYTAGTILPVEEIAPGATATVGTRLYSGPQEQEHLEAIAPGLDLVVDYGWLTVIAAPLFWVLQWFHNLTGNWGWAIILVTICLKLIFFPLSAASYKSMAKMRTLGPRLQRLKEQHGDDKARMQKEMMEIYKKEKINPLGGCLPILVQIPVFIALYWVLLGSVEMRQAPWLGWITDLSVKDPYFILPIIMGATMLIQMRLNPTPPDPMQAKVMMAMPIVFTFMFLFFPAGLVLYWVVNNTLSIAQQWQITKMIESGQKT, from the coding sequence ATGGACAATCGTCGCCTCATCCTGCTCACGATCTTCGCCTTTTCCATCTTCATGCTGTGGGATGGCTGGACCAAGCACAACGCGCCCCCAGTCGCCCAGGTCGCCAGCAGCAGCGCAGGCGTGACGGCCAGTGCCGATGCCGCCATTCCGCAGGCAAGCACCCAGCTCAACGGCGGCAGCGTGCCGGTCGATACCGCCGCGGCCGGCGCCGCGCCGACCGTGACCGTGCGCACCGACGCGGTGGTGGCCACCATCTCCGCCGACGGTGGCGACATCGTGCGCCTGGAGCTGACCCGTCACAAGGCCACCAAGGACAAGACCCAGAACTACGTCCTGCTCGACAACGGCACCCGCCACATCTACGCCGCACAGTCCGGCCTGACCGGCCAGGGCCTGCCCAACCACAAGACCCGCTTCACCCTGCCCGAAGGCGAACAGGTCATGGCGGCCGACGCCAAGTCGCTGACCGTGCGCCTCGACGCGCCGGCCGAGAACGGCGTCAGCGTCAGCAAGCTGCTCACCTTCCATCGCGACAGCTATGTCATCGACGTGGCCTACGAGATCCGCAACGGCAGCGACGCACCGGTGCGTACCGACGCCTACTTCCAGTTCCAGCGCGATGGCGAGGCCGCCGAGACGACCGAAGCCATGGGCGTGAGCACCTTCACCGGCCCGGCCTTCTACACGGACGCACAGAAGTTCCAGAAGGTCAGCTTCGAAGACATCGCCGATGGCAGCGCCAAGTTCGCCAAGAAGGACGACAATGGCTGGGTGGCGATGGTGCAGCACTATTTCGTCAGCGCCTTCCTGCCCGAGCAGGGCGTGCAGCGCGAGTACTTCGCCCGCAAGATCAACGATCGCCTCTACACCGCCGGCACCATCCTGCCGGTCGAGGAAATCGCGCCGGGCGCCACCGCCACGGTCGGCACCCGCCTCTACTCCGGCCCGCAGGAGCAGGAACACCTCGAAGCCATCGCGCCGGGTCTCGATCTGGTGGTCGACTACGGCTGGCTGACGGTCATCGCCGCGCCGCTGTTCTGGGTGCTGCAGTGGTTCCACAACCTGACCGGCAACTGGGGCTGGGCGATCATCCTGGTCACCATCTGCCTGAAGCTGATCTTCTTCCCGCTCTCGGCCGCCTCGTACAAGTCGATGGCCAAGATGCGCACCCTGGGCCCGCGCCTGCAGCGGCTCAAGGAGCAGCATGGCGACGACAAGGCGCGCATGCAGAAGGAGATGATGGAGATCTACAAGAAGGAAAAGATCAACCCGCTGGGCGGCTGCCTGCCGATCCTGGTGCAGATCCCGGTCTTCATCGCCCTGTACTGGGTGCTGCTGGGCAGCGTCGAGATGCGCCAGGCGCCGTGGCTGGGCTGGATCACCGATCTGTCGGTGAAGGATCCGTACTTCATCCTGCCGATCATCATGGGCGCGACCATGCTGATCCAGATGCGCCTCAACCCGACGCCGCCGGATCCCATGCAGGCCAAGGTGATGATGGCCATGCCGATCGTGTTCACCTTCATGTTCCTGTTCTTCCCCGCCGGTCTGGTGCTGTACTGGGTGGTCAACAACACCCTGTCGATCGCCCAGCAATGGCAGATCACCAAGATGATCGAAAGTGGGCAGAAGACCTGA
- the yidD gene encoding membrane protein insertion efficiency factor YidD: MKTLLLALLKAYRYAISPMLGSNCRFVPSCSEYAVEAISRYGALRGGWLATKRVSRCHPWCHGGHDPVP, translated from the coding sequence ATGAAAACACTGCTGCTTGCCCTGCTCAAGGCCTATCGCTACGCGATCAGCCCGATGCTGGGCAGCAACTGCCGGTTCGTTCCCAGTTGCTCGGAATACGCGGTCGAAGCCATCAGCCGTTACGGCGCCCTGCGCGGCGGCTGGCTGGCGACCAAACGGGTCTCGCGTTGTCACCCCTGGTGTCACGGCGGGCACGACCCGGTTCCCTAA
- the rnpA gene encoding ribonuclease P protein component, with amino-acid sequence MDDRSPDADQPDLHFRDAYRLRKTDEYSSVFAFKRAIKGRYLIVHFRPNGGATARLGVVVAKKLARRAVERNRIKRVVREGFRLQRGTLPALDMIVRLHRPLTDATRTSVQEDLSGLLRRLPG; translated from the coding sequence GTGGACGACCGGTCGCCGGATGCCGATCAGCCTGATCTTCATTTCCGCGACGCTTACCGATTGCGAAAAACGGATGAGTATTCATCCGTTTTTGCATTTAAGCGTGCAATAAAAGGGCGCTACCTTATTGTGCACTTCCGACCCAACGGTGGCGCTACGGCCCGCCTCGGTGTGGTGGTGGCGAAGAAGCTGGCGCGGCGCGCGGTCGAGCGCAATCGCATCAAACGTGTGGTCCGCGAGGGTTTTCGCCTGCAACGTGGCACACTACCGGCGCTGGACATGATCGTCCGGCTGCACCGGCCATTGACAGACGCCACACGCACCAGCGTGCAAGAGGATCTGTCGGGCCTGCTGAGGCGACTACCGGGATGA
- the rpmH gene encoding 50S ribosomal protein L34 — translation MKRTYQPSVIKRKRTHGFLVRMRSRGGRAVIRARRAKGRHRLAV, via the coding sequence ATGAAACGTACCTACCAACCCTCCGTTATCAAGCGCAAGCGCACCCATGGTTTTCTCGTTCGCATGCGTTCCCGCGGTGGTCGCGCCGTGATCCGTGCCCGCCGGGCCAAAGGCCGTCATCGCCTCGCCGTCTGA